A region from the Aegilops tauschii subsp. strangulata cultivar AL8/78 chromosome 5, Aet v6.0, whole genome shotgun sequence genome encodes:
- the LOC109735600 gene encoding uncharacterized protein has product MTPKKKLCWARWAKKARKESHRKERLKPISVSSLGYSPWSIAEPYPPRHGLPSQRLGLTFPAPPARSAPSRPPEPPRVAIRRPSTAVRDVAPGERAEWGVRSSVGSASRGLRISRGAATHHTAMADLHLLHPPEPDTNGGAAAAPASAAALLLPGDPAAEAAAAAAADPPAPPYSKRRRRPSVRLGDIGAQATASDAQLPRRHRKPSSHPRPPRRSHPDDALDPNARARGPKPGQRRPRTAWIPAPHGGADGYEDEEGHHHYYDDADQSDSAAAAARAARVSGSREASVDESDGVADWGLPNGGAACYGGGGGVRAWLDGLGLSRYAPVFEIHEVDDEVLPLLTLEDLKDMGIGAVGSRRKMFAAIQKLRSTDTVS; this is encoded by the coding sequence ATGACTCCGAAGAAAAAACTTTGTTGGGCGAGGTGGGCTAAGAAGGCTAGGAAAGAAAGTCATAGGAAAGAGAGGCTGAAGCCCATCTCAGTCAGTTCACTGGGCTACAGCCCGTGGTCTATTGCAGAGCCTTATCCGCCACGTCACGGCCTACCCAGTCAACGCCTAGGCTTGACTTTCCCCGCACCGCCAGCGCGCAGCGCGCCATCCCGACCGCCCGAACCGCCACGCGTCGCGATCCGACGGCCCTCCACCGCCGTGCGTGACGTAGCTCCAGGCGAGAGAGCAGAGTGGGGAGTGAGATCATCAGTTGGCAGTGCCAGCCGCGGATTACGCATCTCACGCGGCGCCGCCACACACCACACCGCGATGGCCGATCTCCACCTCCTCCACCCGCCGGAGCCCGACACCAACGGCGGcgctgccgccgcccccgcctccgccgccgcgctgctGCTCCCCGGCGACCCCGCGGCCGAggcggcggccgcggccgcggcggACCCCCCCGCCCCGCCCTACTccaagcgccgccgccgccccagcgTCCGCCTCGGCGACATTGGCGCGCAGGCCACGGCCTCCGACGCGCAGCTCCCGCGCCGCCACCGCAAGCCGTCGTCGCACCCGCGCCCGCCGCGCCGGTCCCACCCGGACGACGCCCTCGACCCCAACGCCCGCGCCCGCGGGCCCAAGCCCGGCCAGCGCCGCCCGCGCACGGCCTGGATCCCGGCTCCCCACGGCGGCGCCGACGGCTACGAGGACGAGGAGGGCCACCACCACTACTACGACGACGCCGACCAGTccgactccgccgccgccgccgccagggccGCTAGGGTTTCGGGCAGCCGCGAGGCCAGCGTCGATGAGTCTGACGGCGTCGCCGACTGGGGCCTCCCCAACGGCGGCGCGGCctgctacggcggcggcggcggcgtcaggGCCTGGCTCGACGGGCTCGGCCTCTCCCGGTACGCCCCCGTGTTCGAGATCCACGAGGTGGACGACGAGGTGCTCCCGCTGCTCACCCTGGAGGACCTCAAGGACATGGGCATCGGCGCCGTCGGCTCCAGGAGGAAGATGTTCGCCGCCATCCAGAAGCTCCGCAGCACCGACACCGTGTCCTGA